The Mytilus galloprovincialis chromosome 4, xbMytGall1.hap1.1, whole genome shotgun sequence genome contains a region encoding:
- the LOC143071097 gene encoding leucine-rich repeat and fibronectin type III domain-containing protein 1-like protein, with protein sequence MFHNINVKVYETILELVLIFLGCSRLVSSACPGICFCPPLSDNVFCSRKNLPFIPSGVSPDTVQLNMNENNFLTPSLFRSNFSSYTKLEHLYISSCGIERIEVDTFADLTKLQWLDLSKNRLKVIEDYSFRGLTLEHLFLNDNPGMRISKNAFVGLRTMGLYLHNCAISQLSLEVIRPMNRTLKYLWLDGNKFESFQIDWLYVFRTLSHTRLAGNPLHCNCEVGWLFEFYKNNLKMFTGVDPPSCRTPSRLRAKNFNELSAEDFRCQLPVFKKVDAIFEEQVGKLNCVATGDPVPTIQWLKPGNEVETFKPKAKSDSNDNYGILYLSDPQATEDLVYKCVASNPAGNVTFSLNVVWPPKYSRDQFIINTPKPTPPPTLPPTKVILIPDPETLEKDKSKEKEKLDKISKSNNNEKSDILEKSEKPILPGTETPKKTENSNDDTFVINASKSGMSMKRETTIEGGFSLTDIIGAVVGTFLLTLLACIAIFHIVNRRYNHNLMYKSQNGLQEKQTNNHIIVDARTEHMKMLQNNI encoded by the coding sequence ATGTTTCATAACATTAATGTGAAAGTTTATGAAACAATTTTAGAACTTGTTTTAATATTCTTGGGATGTAGCAGATTAGTTTCCTCGGCTTGTCCGGGGATTTGTTTTTGTCCACCGTTGAGTGACAATGTTTTTTGTTCGAGGAAAAATCTGCCGTTTATTCCTAGCGGAGTGTCCCCGGATACTGTGCAACTTAATATGAACGAAAACAATTTCCTAACGCCAAGCTTGTTCAGGAGTAACTTTTCTTCATATACAAAATTAGAGCATCTTTACATCAGTAGTTGTGGAATAGAGAGAATAGAAGTGGATACGTTCGCTGACTTGACCAAGCTACAATGGTTGGACTTAAGTAAAAATCGTCTAAAAGTCATTGAAGATTACTCGTTCCGTGGTCTCACACTGGAACATTTATTTCTCAATGATAATCCTGGAATGCGAATATCAAAAAACGCCTTTGTTGGATTACGGACAATGGGATTATATCTCCACAACTGTGCTATTTCTCAACTATCACTGGAAGTTATAAGACCAATGAATAGAACATTAAAATACTTATGGTTGGATGGAAATAAGTTTGAGAGTTTCCAAATAGATTGGCTGTATGTGTTTAGAACATTGAGCCATACAAGACTTGCTGGGAATCCACTTCATTGTAATTGTGAGGTAGGTTGgttatttgaattttacaaaaacaatttgaaaatgtttaCTGGAGTAGATCCTCCATCCTGTCGCACGCCATCAAGACTCAGAGCCAAAAACTTTAATGAGTTATCCGCTGAGGATTTCCGTTGTCAATTACCAGTTTTCAAAAAAGTAGATGCCATATTTGAGGAGCAGGTAGGGAAACTGAATTGTGTAGCTACCGGAGATCCAGTTCCAACAATTCAGTGGCTAAAACCTGGAAACGAAGTAGAAACGTTCAAACCAAAAGCTAAGTCAGATTCAAATGACAATTACGGAATTCTGTACTTATCCGATCCACAAGCAACCGAGGATTTGGTGTACAAATGTGTTGCTAGCAACCCGGCGGGAAATGTAACTTTCTCCCTAAATGTCGTATGGCCGCCGAAATATTCCAGAGATCAGTTTATAATAAATACACCAAAGCCTACACCCCCACCGACTTTACCACCGACAAAAGTAATTCTAATCCCTGATCCTGAAACGCTGGAAAAagacaaatcaaaagaaaaggaaaaattagacaaaatttcaaaatcaaacaacaatGAAAAATCAGACATTCTGGAAAAATCAGAAAAGCCGATCCTCCCTGGAACTGAAACGCCAAAGAAAACGGAAAATTCAAACGATGATACATTTGTTATAAACGCGAGTAAATCTGGAATGAGCATGAAAAGAGAAACGACTATTGAAGGAGGATTTTCATTGACCGACATCATTGGTGCCGTCGTCGGAACATTCTTATTGACCTTACTGGCATGTATCGCCATATTCCACATCGTTAATCGGCGATATAATCATAATCTTATGTACAAATCTCAAAATGGATTAcaggaaaaacagacaaacaatcaTATAATTGTTGACGCACGAACAGAGCATatgaaaatgttacaaaataatatCTGA